Proteins found in one Zea mays cultivar B73 chromosome 1, Zm-B73-REFERENCE-NAM-5.0, whole genome shotgun sequence genomic segment:
- the LOC103634523 gene encoding programmed cell death protein 2 isoform X2 gives MESSAKKLSSLRITSLDGDDDETEDPHQPPPAGPSAAAADSDDDDEEEEAEVTLGVLSKPKHPGLLLRHLFPSKAGGIPAWLDPVNLPSGKSSCCGFCGEPLQFVLQIYAAVEDNVAAFHRTLFMFMCPSMACLLRDQHEQWKHKHGNPCRSVKVFRCQLPRTNAFYSAQPPKHDRSDKPLCPGAHVCHWCGTWKGDKICSSCKKARYCSEKHQALHWRTGHKNDCLQIISSSAASNSVLPTVGKVPANTFWPEFEIKIDYEGRFDSDSGDENNSKLLVMQRHGKPDAMMQSWMDQFEADSDNKCWASFQERVSRAPNQVLRYCREPNAKPLWALSSGCPSNADIPSCSYCKGPLCYEFQVMPQLLYFFVVGNQPDSLDWATIAVYTCQGACDQSVSYKEEFAWVQLYPTTTTRQ, from the exons ATGGAGTCCAGCGCTAAGAAGCTTAGCAGCCTCCGTATCACCTCACTGGATGGCGATGATGACGAAACCGAGGACCCGCATCAGCCCCCTCCAGCAGGACCCTCCGCCGCTGCAGCAGATTCTGATGACGacgatgaagaggaagaagcggaaGTGACTCTTGGTGTCCTTAGCAAACCGAAACACCCAGGCCTCCTTCTCCGCCACTTGTTCCCCAGCAAGGCCGGCGGCATCCCG GCGTGGCTAGACCCCGTGAACTTGCCGTCGGGGAAGTCCAGCTGCTGCGGTTTTTGTGGCGAGCCTTTGCAGTTTGTTCTTCAG ATTTATGCAGCAGTTGAAGACAATGTAGCAGCCTTCCATCGAACTCTGTTCATGTTCATGTGCCCATCCATGGCGTGCTTGCTTCGAGATCAACATGAACAATGGAAGCACAAGCATGGGAATCCATGTAGAAG CGTGAAGGTTTTCCGGTGTCAATTGCCACGGACTAATGCCTTCTACTCAGCTCAACCTCCAAAGCATGACCGGTCTGACAAACCACTGTGTCCAGGAG CCCATGTATGCCACTGGTGTGGTACCTGGAAAGGTGATAAAATATGTAGTAGCTGTAAGAAAGCAAGATACTGTTCTGAGAAACATCAG GCACTGCATTGGCGTACTGGTCATAAAAATGATTGCCTCCAGATAATAAGTTCTTCTGCTGCTTCAAATTCAGTTTTGCCAACTGTTGGAAAAG TTCCTGCTAACACTTTTTGGCCAGAATTTGAGATAAAAATAGACTATGAAGGTAGATTTGATTCCGATAGTGGTGATGAGAATAACTCGAAGTTGTTGGTGATGCAAAGACATGGGAAACCTGATGCTATGATGCAGTCATGGATGGATCAATTTGAG GCTGATTCTGACAACAAATGCTGGGCATCTTTTCAAGAGCGGGTCTCAAGAGCACCAAATCAAGTGTTGAG GTATTGTCGAGAACCAAATGCTAAAC ctctctgggcGTTATCTTCTGGGTGTCCATCAAATGCTGATATCCCATCATGTAGCTACTGTAAAGGTCCATTATGTTATGAATTTCAG GTAATGCCACAATTGCTATATTTCTTTGTTGTGGGAAATCAACCAGACTCCCTTGACTGGGCAACAATTGCTGTCTACACGTGTCAAGGGGCATGTGACCAAAGTGTTAGCTACAAAGAGGAGTTTGCTTGGGTTCAATTGTACCCTACAACAACTACGAGGCAATAA
- the LOC103634523 gene encoding programmed cell death protein 2 isoform X1, whose protein sequence is MESSAKKLSSLRITSLDGDDDETEDPHQPPPAGPSAAAADSDDDDEEEEAEVTLGVLSKPKHPGLLLRHLFPSKAGGIPAWLDPVNLPSGKSSCCGFCGEPLQFVLQIYAAVEDNVAAFHRTLFMFMCPSMACLLRDQHEQWKHKHGNPCRSVKVFRCQLPRTNAFYSAQPPKHDRSDKPLCPGAHVCHWCGTWKGDKICSSCKKARYCSEKHQALHWRTGHKNDCLQIISSSAASNSVLPTVGKVPANTFWPEFEIKIDYEGRFDSDSGDENNSKLLVMQRHGKPDAMMQSWMDQFEADSDNKCWASFQERVSRAPNQVLRYCREPNAKPLWALSSGCPSNADIPSCSYCKGPLCYEFQVMPQLLYFFVVGNQPDSLDWATIAVYTCQGACDQSVSYKEEFAWVQLYPTTTTRQ, encoded by the exons ATGGAGTCCAGCGCTAAGAAGCTTAGCAGCCTCCGTATCACCTCACTGGATGGCGATGATGACGAAACCGAGGACCCGCATCAGCCCCCTCCAGCAGGACCCTCCGCCGCTGCAGCAGATTCTGATGACGacgatgaagaggaagaagcggaaGTGACTCTTGGTGTCCTTAGCAAACCGAAACACCCAGGCCTCCTTCTCCGCCACTTGTTCCCCAGCAAGGCCGGCGGCATCCCG GCGTGGCTAGACCCCGTGAACTTGCCGTCGGGGAAGTCCAGCTGCTGCGGTTTTTGTGGCGAGCCTTTGCAGTTTGTTCTTCAG ATTTATGCAGCAGTTGAAGACAATGTAGCAGCCTTCCATCGAACTCTGTTCATGTTCATGTGCCCATCCATGGCGTGCTTGCTTCGAGATCAACATGAACAATGGAAGCACAAGCATGGGAATCCATGTAGAAG CGTGAAGGTTTTCCGGTGTCAATTGCCACGGACTAATGCCTTCTACTCAGCTCAACCTCCAAAGCATGACCGGTCTGACAAACCACTGTGTCCAGGAG CCCATGTATGCCACTGGTGTGGTACCTGGAAAGGTGATAAAATATGTAGTAGCTGTAAGAAAGCAAGATACTGTTCTGAGAAACATCAG GCACTGCATTGGCGTACTGGTCATAAAAATGATTGCCTCCAGATAATAAGTTCTTCTGCTGCTTCAAATTCAGTTTTGCCAACTGTTGGAAAAG TTCCTGCTAACACTTTTTGGCCAGAATTTGAGATAAAAATAGACTATGAAGGTAGATTTGATTCCGATAGTGGTGATGAGAATAACTCGAAGTTGTTGGTGATGCAAAGACATGGGAAACCTGATGCTATGATGCAGTCATGGATGGATCAATTTGAG GCTGATTCTGACAACAAATGCTGGGCATCTTTTCAAGAGCGGGTCTCAAGAGCACCAAATCAAGTGTTGAG GTATTGTCGAGAaccaaatgctaaacctctctgggcGTTATCTTCTGGGTGTCCATCAAATGCTGATATCCCATCATGTAGCTACTGTAAAGGTCCATTATGTTATGAATTTCAG GTAATGCCACAATTGCTATATTTCTTTGTTGTGGGAAATCAACCAGACTCCCTTGACTGGGCAACAATTGCTGTCTACACGTGTCAAGGGGCATGTGACCAAAGTGTTAGCTACAAAGAGGAGTTTGCTTGGGTTCAATTGTACCCTACAACAACTACGAGGCAATAA